A genome region from Streptomyces sp. NBC_01296 includes the following:
- a CDS encoding DUF2087 domain-containing protein yields MSQKERHVADLFSGGRLTAIPRKAARREQLLAHLTETLFEEGRTYTEPEVNDALRTVHEDCSALRRYLITSGLLTRTRDGSSYRRACVVDSALAGTSAIPGTSPAA; encoded by the coding sequence ATGTCACAGAAAGAGCGCCACGTCGCCGACCTCTTCTCAGGCGGCCGGCTCACCGCCATCCCGCGCAAGGCCGCCCGCCGCGAGCAGCTGCTCGCCCACCTCACCGAGACCCTCTTCGAGGAGGGCCGGACGTACACGGAGCCCGAGGTGAACGACGCGCTGCGCACGGTGCACGAGGACTGCTCGGCGCTGCGCCGCTACCTGATCACCTCGGGCCTGCTGACGCGCACCCGGGACGGCAGCAGCTACCGCCGGGCCTGCGTCGTGGACTCGGCCCTCGCCGGTACGTCCGCTATCCCCGGTACGTCTCCAGCAGCCTGA